The following coding sequences are from one Eucalyptus grandis isolate ANBG69807.140 chromosome 11, ASM1654582v1, whole genome shotgun sequence window:
- the LOC104426136 gene encoding protein DEK isoform X2 has translation MASGALAETAEPGGAAPVDGKEEPAEKPEDEPEEAEREKEPEIASEAEASDEKADDEEDGDGDGDGDDDGPEEKGSEENAKGSSAEEEASGRKRSRRSRGGLAGKRNPATPGVERPTRERRSVERYSAPALARTPSSKGFSIEKGRGTQLKDIPNVAFKLSKRKPDDNLQILHAILFGKKAKVHSLKRNIGQFSGYVWTENQEKQRSKVKEKLDKCVKDKLIDFCDVLNIPINKAAVKKEELSAKLLEFLESPHSTTDVLLADKEQGQKRKRKITPSKPLVPGEASSTMTEKRQKQAPDSVKKSSEIASEEDDDDDKGDSKEVKDNSDANSDDDMVSKEESGDEKSKSEEEDMQEEPALKSSSRKKTKESSVSKTKDTSVSAKKVTPAKSAKKSSTSASKKSSVDGVGNKKPLSKSEGSKSKKQKVEKSNQNDQSVSSKAKTSSKKQSAKPSTEASVKDRVGKGKSSKKAKAEPSREEMHAVVVDILKKVDFNTATLSDILRQLGTHFGVDLMHRKAEIKDIITEVINNMTDDEDEGDDEEAEDKADADDNE, from the exons ATGGCCTCCGGAGCCCTAGCGGAGACCGCGGAGCCCGGCGGGGCCGCCCCCGTCGACGGCAAGGAGGAGCCCGCCGAGAAGCCGGAGGACGAGCCGGAGGAGGCGGAGCGAGAGAAGGAGCCGGAGATCGCTTCGGAGGCCGAGGCTTCCGACGAGAAAGCGGACGACGAAgaagacggcgacggcgacggcgacggcgacgacgacggccCGGAGGAGAAAGGGAGCGAGGAGAATGCCAAGGGGAGCTCCGCGGAGGAAGAGGCGAGCGGGCGGAAGAGATCGAGGAGATCGCGCGGCGGGCTGGCGGGGAAGAGGAATCCGGCGACGCCCGGGGTCGAGCGGCCCACGAGGGAGAGGAGATCGGTGGAGCGGTACTCCGCTCCCGCCCTCGCCAGGACGCCCTCCAGCAAGGGGTTCTCCATCGAGAAG GGTCGCGGAACTCAGCTCAAGGACATTCCGAATG TTGCATTCAAGTTATCGAAGAGAAAACCTGATGACAACCTGCAAATACTTCACGCAATACTTTTCGGAAAAAAAGCTAAG GTGCACAGCTTGAAGAGAAACATAGGCCAGTTTTCTGGCTATGTGTGGACTGAAAATCAG GAAAAACAGAGAAGTAAAGTGAAGGAAAAACTCGACAAATGTGTCAAAGATAAGTTGATTGACTTCTGTGATGTGCTCAACATTCCAATAAATAAGGCTGCTGTGAAGAAG GAGGAGCTTTCTGCAAAGTTGTTGGAATTTCTGGAATCACCGCATTCTACTACTGATGTTTTGCTTGCTGATAAGGAACAG GGCCAAAAGCGTAAGAGGAAGATCACACCAAGCAAACCTTTAGTCCCCGGAGAAGCATCTAGTACAATGACAGAAAag AGACAAAAACAAGCACCTGACTCTGTGAAGAAGTCATCTGAGATTGCTTcagaagaggatgatgatgatgataaaggTGACAGTAAGGAAGTCAAGGACAACTCTGATGCAAACAGTGATGATGATATGGTGTCAAAAGAGGAGAGTGGTGATGAGAAGAGCAAGTCAGAGGAAGAGGATATGCAGGAGGAGCCAGCGTTGAAAAGTTCTTccaggaaaaaaacaaaggagagcTCAGTGTCCAAAACCAAAGATACCTCAGTCTCTGCCAAAAAGGTCACTCCTGCAAAATCTGCCAAGAAATCATCCACCTCAGCCTCAAAGAAGAGTTCCGTAGATGGGGTTGGTAATAAAAAACCACTTTCTAAGTCAGAAGGATCCAAGTCGAAGAAACAAAAGGTTGAAAAGAGCAATCAAAATGACCAAAGTGTTTCCTCAAAAGCGAAAACCTCTAGCAAGAAACAGTCCGCCAAACCCTCAACAGAGGCTTCAGTCAAGGATCGAG TAGGGAAAGGCAAAAGTAGCAAAAAGGCGAAAGCTGAACCCAGCAGAGAAGAGATGCATGCTGTTGTCGTGGATATTCTCAAGAAAGTTGACTTCAATACT GCAACCTTATCCGACATTCTCCGGCAACTTG GTACCCATTTTGGTGTGGATCTGATGCACAGAAAGGCAGAAATTAAGGATATCATTACTGAGGTCATAAATAATATGACCGATGACGAGGATGAAGGCGATGACGAGGAAGCGGAGGATAAGGCTGATGCCGATGACAATGAATGA
- the LOC104426136 gene encoding protein DEK isoform X4, which produces MASGALAETAEPGGAAPVDGKEEPAEKPEDEPEEAEREKEPEIASEAEASDEKADDEEDGDGDGDGDDDGPEEKGSEENAKGSSAEEEASGRKRSRRSRGGLAGKRNPATPGVERPTRERRSVERYSAPALARTPSSKGFSIEKGRGTQLKDIPNVAFKLSKRKPDDNLQILHAILFGKKAKVHSLKRNIGQFSGYVWTENQEKQRSKVKEKLDKCVKDKLIDFCDVLNIPINKAAVKKEELSAKLLEFLESPHSTTDVLLADKEQGQKRKRKITPSKPLVPGEASSTMTEKRQKQAPDSVKKSSEIASEEDDDDDKGDSKEVKDNSDANSDDDMVSKEESGDEKSKSEEEDMQEEPALKSSSRKKTKESSVSKTKDTSVSAKKVTPAKSAKKSSTSASKKSSVDGVGNKKPLSKSEGSKSKKQKVEKSNQNDQSVSSKAKTSSKKQSAKPSTEASVKDRGKGKSSKKAKAEPSREEMHAVVVDILKKVDFNTATLSDILRQLGTHFGVDLMHRKAEIKDIITEVINNMTDDEDEGDDEEAEDKADADDNE; this is translated from the exons ATGGCCTCCGGAGCCCTAGCGGAGACCGCGGAGCCCGGCGGGGCCGCCCCCGTCGACGGCAAGGAGGAGCCCGCCGAGAAGCCGGAGGACGAGCCGGAGGAGGCGGAGCGAGAGAAGGAGCCGGAGATCGCTTCGGAGGCCGAGGCTTCCGACGAGAAAGCGGACGACGAAgaagacggcgacggcgacggcgacggcgacgacgacggccCGGAGGAGAAAGGGAGCGAGGAGAATGCCAAGGGGAGCTCCGCGGAGGAAGAGGCGAGCGGGCGGAAGAGATCGAGGAGATCGCGCGGCGGGCTGGCGGGGAAGAGGAATCCGGCGACGCCCGGGGTCGAGCGGCCCACGAGGGAGAGGAGATCGGTGGAGCGGTACTCCGCTCCCGCCCTCGCCAGGACGCCCTCCAGCAAGGGGTTCTCCATCGAGAAG GGTCGCGGAACTCAGCTCAAGGACATTCCGAATG TTGCATTCAAGTTATCGAAGAGAAAACCTGATGACAACCTGCAAATACTTCACGCAATACTTTTCGGAAAAAAAGCTAAG GTGCACAGCTTGAAGAGAAACATAGGCCAGTTTTCTGGCTATGTGTGGACTGAAAATCAG GAAAAACAGAGAAGTAAAGTGAAGGAAAAACTCGACAAATGTGTCAAAGATAAGTTGATTGACTTCTGTGATGTGCTCAACATTCCAATAAATAAGGCTGCTGTGAAGAAG GAGGAGCTTTCTGCAAAGTTGTTGGAATTTCTGGAATCACCGCATTCTACTACTGATGTTTTGCTTGCTGATAAGGAACAG GGCCAAAAGCGTAAGAGGAAGATCACACCAAGCAAACCTTTAGTCCCCGGAGAAGCATCTAGTACAATGACAGAAAag AGACAAAAACAAGCACCTGACTCTGTGAAGAAGTCATCTGAGATTGCTTcagaagaggatgatgatgatgataaaggTGACAGTAAGGAAGTCAAGGACAACTCTGATGCAAACAGTGATGATGATATGGTGTCAAAAGAGGAGAGTGGTGATGAGAAGAGCAAGTCAGAGGAAGAGGATATGCAGGAGGAGCCAGCGTTGAAAAGTTCTTccaggaaaaaaacaaaggagagcTCAGTGTCCAAAACCAAAGATACCTCAGTCTCTGCCAAAAAGGTCACTCCTGCAAAATCTGCCAAGAAATCATCCACCTCAGCCTCAAAGAAGAGTTCCGTAGATGGGGTTGGTAATAAAAAACCACTTTCTAAGTCAGAAGGATCCAAGTCGAAGAAACAAAAGGTTGAAAAGAGCAATCAAAATGACCAAAGTGTTTCCTCAAAAGCGAAAACCTCTAGCAAGAAACAGTCCGCCAAACCCTCAACAGAGGCTTCAGTCAAGGATCGAG GGAAAGGCAAAAGTAGCAAAAAGGCGAAAGCTGAACCCAGCAGAGAAGAGATGCATGCTGTTGTCGTGGATATTCTCAAGAAAGTTGACTTCAATACT GCAACCTTATCCGACATTCTCCGGCAACTTG GTACCCATTTTGGTGTGGATCTGATGCACAGAAAGGCAGAAATTAAGGATATCATTACTGAGGTCATAAATAATATGACCGATGACGAGGATGAAGGCGATGACGAGGAAGCGGAGGATAAGGCTGATGCCGATGACAATGAATGA
- the LOC104426136 gene encoding protein DEK isoform X1: MASGALAETAEPGGAAPVDGKEEPAEKPEDEPEEAEREKEPEIASEAEASDEKADDEEDGDGDGDGDDDGPEEKGSEENAKGSSAEEEASGRKRSRRSRGGLAGKRNPATPGVERPTRERRSVERYSAPALARTPSSKGFSIEKGRGTQLKDIPNVAFKLSKRKPDDNLQILHAILFGKKAKVHSLKRNIGQFSGYVWTENQQEKQRSKVKEKLDKCVKDKLIDFCDVLNIPINKAAVKKEELSAKLLEFLESPHSTTDVLLADKEQGQKRKRKITPSKPLVPGEASSTMTEKRQKQAPDSVKKSSEIASEEDDDDDKGDSKEVKDNSDANSDDDMVSKEESGDEKSKSEEEDMQEEPALKSSSRKKTKESSVSKTKDTSVSAKKVTPAKSAKKSSTSASKKSSVDGVGNKKPLSKSEGSKSKKQKVEKSNQNDQSVSSKAKTSSKKQSAKPSTEASVKDRVGKGKSSKKAKAEPSREEMHAVVVDILKKVDFNTATLSDILRQLGTHFGVDLMHRKAEIKDIITEVINNMTDDEDEGDDEEAEDKADADDNE; the protein is encoded by the exons ATGGCCTCCGGAGCCCTAGCGGAGACCGCGGAGCCCGGCGGGGCCGCCCCCGTCGACGGCAAGGAGGAGCCCGCCGAGAAGCCGGAGGACGAGCCGGAGGAGGCGGAGCGAGAGAAGGAGCCGGAGATCGCTTCGGAGGCCGAGGCTTCCGACGAGAAAGCGGACGACGAAgaagacggcgacggcgacggcgacggcgacgacgacggccCGGAGGAGAAAGGGAGCGAGGAGAATGCCAAGGGGAGCTCCGCGGAGGAAGAGGCGAGCGGGCGGAAGAGATCGAGGAGATCGCGCGGCGGGCTGGCGGGGAAGAGGAATCCGGCGACGCCCGGGGTCGAGCGGCCCACGAGGGAGAGGAGATCGGTGGAGCGGTACTCCGCTCCCGCCCTCGCCAGGACGCCCTCCAGCAAGGGGTTCTCCATCGAGAAG GGTCGCGGAACTCAGCTCAAGGACATTCCGAATG TTGCATTCAAGTTATCGAAGAGAAAACCTGATGACAACCTGCAAATACTTCACGCAATACTTTTCGGAAAAAAAGCTAAG GTGCACAGCTTGAAGAGAAACATAGGCCAGTTTTCTGGCTATGTGTGGACTGAAAATCAG cAGGAAAAACAGAGAAGTAAAGTGAAGGAAAAACTCGACAAATGTGTCAAAGATAAGTTGATTGACTTCTGTGATGTGCTCAACATTCCAATAAATAAGGCTGCTGTGAAGAAG GAGGAGCTTTCTGCAAAGTTGTTGGAATTTCTGGAATCACCGCATTCTACTACTGATGTTTTGCTTGCTGATAAGGAACAG GGCCAAAAGCGTAAGAGGAAGATCACACCAAGCAAACCTTTAGTCCCCGGAGAAGCATCTAGTACAATGACAGAAAag AGACAAAAACAAGCACCTGACTCTGTGAAGAAGTCATCTGAGATTGCTTcagaagaggatgatgatgatgataaaggTGACAGTAAGGAAGTCAAGGACAACTCTGATGCAAACAGTGATGATGATATGGTGTCAAAAGAGGAGAGTGGTGATGAGAAGAGCAAGTCAGAGGAAGAGGATATGCAGGAGGAGCCAGCGTTGAAAAGTTCTTccaggaaaaaaacaaaggagagcTCAGTGTCCAAAACCAAAGATACCTCAGTCTCTGCCAAAAAGGTCACTCCTGCAAAATCTGCCAAGAAATCATCCACCTCAGCCTCAAAGAAGAGTTCCGTAGATGGGGTTGGTAATAAAAAACCACTTTCTAAGTCAGAAGGATCCAAGTCGAAGAAACAAAAGGTTGAAAAGAGCAATCAAAATGACCAAAGTGTTTCCTCAAAAGCGAAAACCTCTAGCAAGAAACAGTCCGCCAAACCCTCAACAGAGGCTTCAGTCAAGGATCGAG TAGGGAAAGGCAAAAGTAGCAAAAAGGCGAAAGCTGAACCCAGCAGAGAAGAGATGCATGCTGTTGTCGTGGATATTCTCAAGAAAGTTGACTTCAATACT GCAACCTTATCCGACATTCTCCGGCAACTTG GTACCCATTTTGGTGTGGATCTGATGCACAGAAAGGCAGAAATTAAGGATATCATTACTGAGGTCATAAATAATATGACCGATGACGAGGATGAAGGCGATGACGAGGAAGCGGAGGATAAGGCTGATGCCGATGACAATGAATGA
- the LOC104426136 gene encoding protein DEK isoform X3, which produces MASGALAETAEPGGAAPVDGKEEPAEKPEDEPEEAEREKEPEIASEAEASDEKADDEEDGDGDGDGDDDGPEEKGSEENAKGSSAEEEASGRKRSRRSRGGLAGKRNPATPGVERPTRERRSVERYSAPALARTPSSKGFSIEKGRGTQLKDIPNVAFKLSKRKPDDNLQILHAILFGKKAKVHSLKRNIGQFSGYVWTENQQEKQRSKVKEKLDKCVKDKLIDFCDVLNIPINKAAVKKEELSAKLLEFLESPHSTTDVLLADKEQGQKRKRKITPSKPLVPGEASSTMTEKRQKQAPDSVKKSSEIASEEDDDDDKGDSKEVKDNSDANSDDDMVSKEESGDEKSKSEEEDMQEEPALKSSSRKKTKESSVSKTKDTSVSAKKVTPAKSAKKSSTSASKKSSVDGVGNKKPLSKSEGSKSKKQKVEKSNQNDQSVSSKAKTSSKKQSAKPSTEASVKDRGKGKSSKKAKAEPSREEMHAVVVDILKKVDFNTATLSDILRQLGTHFGVDLMHRKAEIKDIITEVINNMTDDEDEGDDEEAEDKADADDNE; this is translated from the exons ATGGCCTCCGGAGCCCTAGCGGAGACCGCGGAGCCCGGCGGGGCCGCCCCCGTCGACGGCAAGGAGGAGCCCGCCGAGAAGCCGGAGGACGAGCCGGAGGAGGCGGAGCGAGAGAAGGAGCCGGAGATCGCTTCGGAGGCCGAGGCTTCCGACGAGAAAGCGGACGACGAAgaagacggcgacggcgacggcgacggcgacgacgacggccCGGAGGAGAAAGGGAGCGAGGAGAATGCCAAGGGGAGCTCCGCGGAGGAAGAGGCGAGCGGGCGGAAGAGATCGAGGAGATCGCGCGGCGGGCTGGCGGGGAAGAGGAATCCGGCGACGCCCGGGGTCGAGCGGCCCACGAGGGAGAGGAGATCGGTGGAGCGGTACTCCGCTCCCGCCCTCGCCAGGACGCCCTCCAGCAAGGGGTTCTCCATCGAGAAG GGTCGCGGAACTCAGCTCAAGGACATTCCGAATG TTGCATTCAAGTTATCGAAGAGAAAACCTGATGACAACCTGCAAATACTTCACGCAATACTTTTCGGAAAAAAAGCTAAG GTGCACAGCTTGAAGAGAAACATAGGCCAGTTTTCTGGCTATGTGTGGACTGAAAATCAG cAGGAAAAACAGAGAAGTAAAGTGAAGGAAAAACTCGACAAATGTGTCAAAGATAAGTTGATTGACTTCTGTGATGTGCTCAACATTCCAATAAATAAGGCTGCTGTGAAGAAG GAGGAGCTTTCTGCAAAGTTGTTGGAATTTCTGGAATCACCGCATTCTACTACTGATGTTTTGCTTGCTGATAAGGAACAG GGCCAAAAGCGTAAGAGGAAGATCACACCAAGCAAACCTTTAGTCCCCGGAGAAGCATCTAGTACAATGACAGAAAag AGACAAAAACAAGCACCTGACTCTGTGAAGAAGTCATCTGAGATTGCTTcagaagaggatgatgatgatgataaaggTGACAGTAAGGAAGTCAAGGACAACTCTGATGCAAACAGTGATGATGATATGGTGTCAAAAGAGGAGAGTGGTGATGAGAAGAGCAAGTCAGAGGAAGAGGATATGCAGGAGGAGCCAGCGTTGAAAAGTTCTTccaggaaaaaaacaaaggagagcTCAGTGTCCAAAACCAAAGATACCTCAGTCTCTGCCAAAAAGGTCACTCCTGCAAAATCTGCCAAGAAATCATCCACCTCAGCCTCAAAGAAGAGTTCCGTAGATGGGGTTGGTAATAAAAAACCACTTTCTAAGTCAGAAGGATCCAAGTCGAAGAAACAAAAGGTTGAAAAGAGCAATCAAAATGACCAAAGTGTTTCCTCAAAAGCGAAAACCTCTAGCAAGAAACAGTCCGCCAAACCCTCAACAGAGGCTTCAGTCAAGGATCGAG GGAAAGGCAAAAGTAGCAAAAAGGCGAAAGCTGAACCCAGCAGAGAAGAGATGCATGCTGTTGTCGTGGATATTCTCAAGAAAGTTGACTTCAATACT GCAACCTTATCCGACATTCTCCGGCAACTTG GTACCCATTTTGGTGTGGATCTGATGCACAGAAAGGCAGAAATTAAGGATATCATTACTGAGGTCATAAATAATATGACCGATGACGAGGATGAAGGCGATGACGAGGAAGCGGAGGATAAGGCTGATGCCGATGACAATGAATGA